A region of the Meles meles chromosome 18, mMelMel3.1 paternal haplotype, whole genome shotgun sequence genome:
TGACATTCCTCTCCCAGCCCAGCGCAGGCCTCCGGTCGCCTCGCTCTGACGGTGAGGTCCCGGTCAGATCCCCTGCCCGCGGGCTCTGCAGAGCCCCCTTCTCAGTGCCCGgcgaggtgggggcggggagcggcCACTGCCCGAAATAACACAGTCGCCCCCACCCCCGAAGCGCGCAGATAAATGGAGACCACAGGACCGGTGACAGCTGCTGACTGAGCCGCTCCCGCCCGGACCCTGCGTCTAGCGGGAATACGGAATGTGACGTCTGTGGCTTCTCGGCACCTTTACTCCCTCGTGTGTGCCCTTGACTCTGGCTACTCAGTCGCCTGCCTCCTGGGGGAGTCCAGGGGAGGAGAGGCGGGCgctcctgctccccttcccccagagctGAGTAATGGTCCCTCTGCTGCTGGGTGGTGGCAGCGAGCGAGGAGCGCGAGGGAGCGGGTGTCTTGTCTGTCACCGTCTGCACGGTCTCACGCAGTCACACCCCGCAGTCTGCCACACAGCGCCTGCCACTCCTGCTCAGCCACGCTCACCCTGACCCCTGCCGCCCCCACCTTGGGAGTGAGATTTCAAACAGGTTCCCCCCTTCAGTTTACCAAGTCGCCTAGCAACCCGCCAGTCAATGGCATGgagccccacccccgcccccctgaCTTCACACCGAGCGCGGCAGCCCCATTGGCTCCTGCCTAGTCCCACCTCTCAACCCTGGTTTGGGGAACAATATGCCAGCCCCTTGCGCTACCGGACAGGGGAGCCCACTGGTACCCCTCCCAGCCCCATCTCCATCATGcgcctccccccaaaaaagacacAAAGGCTCGCGTACCGTATAAAACCTTTTTTACAGAAACTCGCCCCCAGATTCCTGGGtccctccctggccctgctcGCCCTGGTGAGCATCGGCCACCCCGGCGCCCGGGCCCCCCCCACACCACCAGAGCTGAAGCTGACATTCAAGGCGGACGTGGCGCATGGAAAGCAGGGGAAGGTCCACCTCCTGCTCCCCTTCGTCCTCGCTCTCCACGGGCTCCGGAAACACGCGCTGACCCGAGGCAGTGGCCAGCAGCGGCAGGCTGGGGTGCAGGCTGCAGGGAGAGAAGGCCGGCAGGGGAGCGTCAGCCACCCgccgccctccccaccccgagCCCCAGGATCCATGGTAGTGGCTCACCTCACTCCGTTGGTGCAGTCCTTCTGGGGCAGAAAACTCAGCACTGGCTCGGGCTTCCCGTCCGGTCCAGCCCCGCTGGTGTCCCACACGGACACAGCCCCGTTAGTGCTGCCGCTCACCAAGAACTGACCCGTCCTGGGGAAGAGAGACGCTTGGTGACATGGACTCCTCACCCCCCCCGGGACAGGGACCCATCACATCCAGGGGCTCTGGCATCCCAGGGGCACTGGGACCCCAGGCAGAAAGGACCCGGTCACTCACGGATCCAGATCAAAGTAGATGCGCTGATTGGTGGCCACCTCTCGACTCAGGGACCACAGTGGGTGACTGGGCTGCCGAAGGTCCCAGCATAGCAGCTCAGCATCCTGGAGACACAGAGCACAGGGGCCTGGAGTCcggccctcccctgcccaccccctccaccccttaAGACATCCCTGCTTCCCGCAAGGTTTACAGACGCTCCCTTAGCTCGGGTTGAATTTTTTCCCACGGCTGTCCCCCAGCACAACACAGACGacatccccacccctgccttctgTGCACCCTCTCTGGACTCTCGGGGTGCGACCCCCTACCTTGCGGGCTCCTGAAAAGAAGCGGTTGCCATCGGGGTGAAAGCAGAGGTGAGTGACACCTCCCTGGTGTCCCCCCAGCAAGGCAAGAGGGGAGCCGTCGTCACTGGCGTACAGGCCCAGGGAGCGGCCGTAGGAGCCGCAGGCGTAGAGGGGCTGGACGGGGCTGAAGGCTATGCAGGAGATGATGCCACTCTGGCCCTGTTTTTTGGCTACAGAGGGAAGGAACAAAGCTGGGCAGAGGGCAGGACTGCTGGCATTAACCAAGCTACTCAGAGGCGCACTCCGTCTCCTGTCCCGTGAGCCCAGAATCAATGCCTCCCCTGTCCCGTTTGTCACAGCAGGATAAAGACCTCTGAGGCTCCCCAGCTCCTTCTATCCCCATAAAGGACCTAAACGCTCAAgacttatttcttccttctcaaatCTGTGTCTTCTTGGAGGAATGGAAAGCTGAAGGCTTACAGAAGAATGAATCAACTTCACTGCCAATTTCCTAGATATACCAAGATTTTGGACAGCGAAAGGGACGTGGCCGACAGGGTCTGGGCTCAGGAGGGAAGGAGCTCCTTAACCTCCCAGCTTGACCCTGGGAAGGttccaccctctccctaacctgctttctcctctgcacGTGGAGTACAACCTGCCTCCCTGGGCTGTCCGCAAGAGGATGGGCCATGCCTGGTCCCCTGGCTTGCACAAGGCCCCTCTGGACACAGCagtgcccttcctcctcctcccctgtgaGGCACAGATGCTTACCAAACGTGGCTCGGACCTCGCAGTCACGGCCAGGCCGGGCAGTGGAAAAGACGCGCACAGCCCTGTTGAAGCCACAGAAGAGCTGGGAGCCATCCGGGGAGAAGCAGAGCGAGTGAGCGGCCGTCAGCTCGTCCTAGGGGCAGGAGAGCACTGCAAACAGGCCCAGCAAAGCCTCCGTTGTCCCCATGGAGGGAGAGCAGGGCCAGGCTGAGCCCTGGGCCTGGGCGGGGAGCTCCCTACCAGGTGGTTGTAGGCCCGAAAGGAAGCCCGGAGCTCTCCAGTGAATGCGTCCCAGATGTGAATGGGGTTCTCCCGGCTGCTGCTGGCCACGCTGAGAGAGACACGGACACTGAGGTCCCGGTGCTGtcaaaggaaggggaggaagccaACTGACCGGCCCTCTCCGCTCGCATCTCAAGGGTACACCAAGCTGTCCTCCCCTAGAAACCCCTAGCGGCCCATAGCTCCCTCTCAGTAGAGGGTCCCCTTgaaagggaggtgggggacagcacgggaagggaaggcagggggCAGGCAAAGGACGTCACTTACTAGGAGGTGTCTGGCTCGGCGGAAGACATCAGAGAAAACCAACAATAATCATAGATGGTGTCGCCTTCCACCATGCGGAGGACAGGGGCCTGCGCAGAgatgcagggatgcctgggtcacTGGCAGGAAAAGGGGGCAGAGTCACGCCTCTAGCAGGGTCAGGACAGAGTGGCGCTGTCTGTCGGCACTTGACCAGGCACAAGGCAGACGGGGTTAACAGGAAGAACAGAATCCTGATCTCTGTGTCCGAGGGTCAGCTCAGACCTTGAGGTCAGATGTGGGCCGCCAAAAGCCCCACAGGtttatcattttgctttttaaacactTAGAAAGAAGCCAAGAACATCCCCACACAAAAACCAAGAACCAACTGTTGATATGCTTCCTCAGTGCCTACTAGATCCCACtcgatcctttaa
Encoded here:
- the WRAP53 gene encoding telomerase Cajal body protein 1 — encoded protein: MSAPEAPGLAADCLAADQAPAPASPADGSTDPSLLRSPSPTGDDPPLPSADPAAGSQEAGAGGSASASPAPEAGLASPRELSPRIEEPELCENVSLPAEESNAPESGPGEAGEGLSEDPAPEDEGYPTWNYSFSQLPRFLSGSWSEFSTQPENFLKGCKWAPDGSCILTNSADNVLRIYNLPPELYSEGEQLEYSEMAPVLRMVEGDTIYDYCWFSLMSSAEPDTSYVASSSRENPIHIWDAFTGELRASFRAYNHLDELTAAHSLCFSPDGSQLFCGFNRAVRVFSTARPGRDCEVRATFAKKQGQSGIISCIAFSPVQPLYACGSYGRSLGLYASDDGSPLALLGGHQGGVTHLCFHPDGNRFFSGARKDAELLCWDLRQPSHPLWSLSREVATNQRIYFDLDPTGQFLVSGSTNGAVSVWDTSGAGPDGKPEPVLSFLPQKDCTNGVSLHPSLPLLATASGQRVFPEPVESEDEGEQEVDLPLLSMRHVRLECQLQLWWCGGGPGAGVADAHQGEQGQGGTQESGGEFL